Part of the Burkholderia sp. FERM BP-3421 genome, AAGGAATTGCGATGAAATTCAGCAATAGCAAGCTTGGCCAGGCGGTGGTGATGGCGGTCGCGGTGTTCGGTGCTTCGGCCGCGATGGCTCAGACGGTGGTGGGTGGTGGTTCGTCGCTGGTCGCGCCGACGGTCGGCTCGGAAATCACGGCTGTGGGTGGCGGCATCTCCTACGCGTCGGTCGGCAGCGGCAAGGGCATCGCCGGCTTCCTGGCCAACGATGCGAGCCAGTTCGGCACGGGCCTCACGGGCCCGGTCCACTTCGCGAACAGCGATTCGGCGCTGACCACCTCGCAGACTGATGTCAACGGCTCGTATGCGCGCTCGTCGACCGACGGCCGTCTGATCCAGCTGCCGTACATCGTGACGCCGATCACGATTCCGTACGTGAACCAGCCGAGCGACATCACGGCCTCCATTTCGCTGAACGACGGCGATCTGTGCGGCATCTTCTCGGGCAAGATCACGAACTGGAACCAGGTCGTCAACCCGGTGACGAATGCGCCCTACACGTCGACCAACGCGCCGATCACGGTGGTGTATCGCGCCGACGGCAGCGGCACGTCCGATCTGCTGACCCGCCATCTGAGCGCGGTTTGCTCGAGCGCCAACTCGAACGTGACGTTCAACCCGACCCAGACCTTCGCGAGCAACTTCAGCGGCGGCGTGCCGTCGAACTTCGTCGCGGCGACGGGCAGCGGCGGCGTCGCTTCGAACCTCGTTTCGCTGCGTACCGCGGGTACGGCTGCGATCGGTTACCTCAGCCCGGACTACACGAACACGACGCTCGCGCCGAGCTCGGCACCGGCTGCTTCGAACCAGCTGACGGTCGCGAACCTGCGTAACGCCCAAGGCCAGGACGTTGCACCGACCTACCAGAACGCCACGGCCGCGCTGGCCACCGCGCAAGCGCCGACGCAAGCCAACGAAGGCAACCCGTTCGCGTGGGTGCCGCTCGTTCCGAACCCCACCGCCGGCTACCCGATCTCGGGCACGAGCAACATCGTCGTGAGCCAGTGCTACACGAACAAGCGCGTGATCCAGTCGAAGCTCGTCAGCTTCCTGACCAATCACTACACGAACGCGAGCTTCGCTTCGATCGTGAACGGCAATGGCTTCGACACCGTGCCGGCGAGCTTCTCGTCGCTGATCGCATCGGACATCCTGTCGAATGGCAACGGCCTGAACCTGAACATCGGCAACACGACGGCTTGCGGCTCGCTCGGTCGTTAATGCGGGTTTGATGTGAGGTAGTCGCACACGCCGGCGCGAGCCGGCGTGTTTTTATCCTATCCGGGCTCTACCGGAGCACTCGATGAAATTCCTCGCTTCTCGCTCATCCATGCTCGTGGGGGGGCTTGCGATGTGGTTCGCCGCATCGATCGGGTTCGCGCAGCAGACGCTGCAGGTGACAGGCGGCGGCCCGGCGCTGATCTGGGGGGAACTGGCTGCCGAGTCTGCTGCGACAGGCGGCGGCATCACCTATTATCCGGCGGGCGAAGGCCGGGGCGTGTTCGGCTTCTTGCAAAATGACCTGTTTCAATTCGGCATGGGCCTGACAGGCAATGTGCAATTCGCGTATTCGGGCTACCCGCTCTCGTCGGTGCAAACCAATGAGGTGGGTGAGTATGCGCGATCGTCAACGGACGGCCGCTTGATCCAATTGCCGTATATCGTTCTGCCCGTCACGGTTTCCTACGTGGGGCAACCGGGCGATGTCCCGGCCACCGTATCGCTGAATGACGATGATCTGTGCGGCATTTTCTCCGGAAGAATCACCACCTGGGATCAGGTGATCAATCCCGCGACCGCGCAACCCTATACCGCGAGGCAAGAGCCTGTTACGGTCGTGTATAACAGCGAAACCAGCGGGGCCACCCTGTTATTCACGAACCATCTGTCCACGGTGTGCAATCCGCTCAACTCGCGGGTTCGTTTCGACCCGATCCTCCGCTTTGACGGCAATTTCCCGCCTTCGACTGGCGTTCCGCCGACTTTTATCGCCGAAGCGAGCGATAGTGCGGTTGCGCGTCGGCTTGTCGAATTGCGTGGAGCGCACAAGGCGGCGTTTGCCTATTTGAGCCCTCACTACACAAACACGACGCTTGCCCCGGGTTCGGCGATCGCTGCGAGCAATCAACTGACGGTAGCAAACGTGCGAAACAGAAACTCCGGCTTGGATGTCGCGCCAACCTATCAGAATGCAGCGGCTGCGTTCGAGGGTGCGCGGGCGCCGGAATTGCCCGCCGACAAGGCCAATCCTTATGCGTGGCGGCTGAACACGCCGAACCCGGCACAGGGCTATCCGATCTCGGGGGCGAACTATATCGTGGTGAGTCAGTGCTACGTGAACCACAAGCCCATTCAACGCACGATATTCACCTGGCTGGGCCGCCACTATGGCGATCCGAATTTCCTGGAGATCGTGAGGAGCTATGGATTCGACCTGCCTCCCAGCGGCTACGTGGACATCATCACGTCGGACATCCTGTCGAATCGCCATGGCTTGAACTTGAACATCGGCAATGTACAGGCCTGCGGGACGCGAGGACGGTGAGCATGCCTTCAACGCGCGGGCCTGCCTCCCAACGCGGTTTCACCCTCCTCGAAATGCTGGTGGTGCTGCTGATCGTGGGCCTGCTCGTCGCGGTGATCACCCTCGCGCCCACCCGCAACCGCCGCAACGATCTCGGCGACGAGGGCGCGCGCCTCGCGATGCTGTTTGAAACGGCGGTCGACGAGGCGCAGTTCCGTTCCGCGCCGCTCGCGTGGCAGCCGTCGCCGGGCGGCTACCGCTTTCTCGAACGCCAGCCCGACGGCAGCTGGAAAACGCTTTCGGGCGGCGAATTCGACGCCTACCGCTGGCGTGCGCCGGTGACCTCGGTGACGCTGCGCTACACCGGCGGCGACGTCGCGCAGCGCATGGTGTTCGGCGCGGAGAGCCTCGACGCGCCGATGACCGTCACGCTGCGCTCGGGCGATGCGTCGATCCGGGTGGTCGGCAACGGCGACGGCAGCTACGGCATCGCCCGCCAGTAAAAGTAAGCGCGCCGGAATCCCGTGCACAAAACACCGCCGCCGGAACATGGCCGCAAAGATTCGGTTTGTGTGTATTTTCATTGGAAAAAGACAATTCGGATTCAAGGTGTTACGCAACATTTGTCACGAAGCGCATGGTTAACCATTCGCGCGCCGGGATTTTTATTTTTTAAAGTATTAATGGGTTGTGCAACTGCAAGGCCGTCGATAGAATCAATCGCCTGATTGAACAGGCAATCGACAATTATCTCGGGGTCTGACGCGCGGCCGGCTTGCCGGTCACATAATGAAACGGAACGCGCGCGCCGGTCCTCCCGACAGGGGCCTTCCGTGCAGCGATTTCTCTGGCAGCAGACCACTTCCATGGCGACGCGCGATTTCAGCCGAAATCCGTCGAAGGCTTTGCGCGATGCGGTTCAGCATCCGGTGCTGGTGACGCGCTATGGCCAGCCGATCGCGTGTCTCGTGCCGATCGATTACTGGAAATCGATCGTCGACATGTTGCGCAGCGCCGACCTGAGCGAACGGCTCGAACGCTGCGACGAACCCTGACATCCCGCGCCCGACCGCGCGCCATCCTCACTCCATCACGCGCCGCACGCGCAGCACGGTGGTCCACGCATTGTCGCCGAGGCCATACCGTCCGATCAGCGTCTCGAAGCGCAGGTCCACGCCGCTCGCGCGGATCCGGCTGTGCACGATGAAGTAGCCGCTGTTGACGGTCAGCATCGCGCCATCCGGTAGCGAACCGCCCGCGCGCATCGGCCACAGGATCAGCGACACTTCCGCGGTGCTCACGTAGTACGCGGTCGCGCGCCGCTCGACCAGGCGATGCGCCTGGAGTTCCGAGAGCGTGGGCAGGGCCGCCATCAACACCGGCTGCGACGCGGTGTTCGCATTCACGTAGGCGAGATCCGGCAGCAAGGTGACATAAGGCGCGAGCGTGCGGATCGTGGCTGCGTCATAGCCGGGCACGTAGGCGAGATCGCGCAGCGAGGTCCACTGCATGGGCCGATCCTCGGCCGCGCCGCCGATCTTCATCGCGCGCAGCAGGTAGTCGGCGGTCGGCTGCGCGAGCGCGGGATCGATGCCGAGCGCGCTCAGCAGGCGGCGATACGCGAGCACGCCGTTCGGGCTCGCCTGGAACGGCGCGGAGGGGCCGCCGCGCGTCACCAGGTTCAGCAGGTTGAAGCGCGCCTGCGCGTCCTCGACGCGGCTCGTCAGCGTCGCATCGGCCAGGCGGCTGTTCAGCGCGAGCGCGTCGCGCGGCAGGAAGCTCGCGAGCGGCCGCGCCTCCACGGGAATCGACCACACCTGCCCGTCGTAGATGATCGTGGCTTTGGCCGCCTGCGCACGCACCTGCGCGCGCGCCGCGCTGACCACGGCGCGCTGCACCCACAGCGCCTCGGAAGCAAGCCGCTGGTTCTCCACGTCGCGCACGGCGAGCCGCTCGCGCCACACGACGCTCGCCGCGAGCGTCGCGGCCAATGCCACCACCAACAACACCGTGACGATCGCGATCCCGCGCTCGCGCGCGCGAACCGTCCCGGCGCGCATCGCACCGCGCATGGCCGCTCCATCGATGGAAAACGCGCGCGCCGCGCGCAACTGGGCATGAATGATAGCGACGCGCGCGGCCCGCGCGCGTGACGGAAAGTACGTACATCGGCTCGATCGTCTCGCGCGCCGAAACGCTCGTTTCGTTATACGTACAAAAGGTAATTGTCGCGACTTCTCCGCTTTGTATCGTCCACGACTTGAAAAATCCAATAGCGTCGCCGGCAGATCAGCGGGCTCGTCGACGGATCACGAAGGAGTGGCGGGATGACGCCCAGGTTTGACGGGGAAGCGGACGGCCGGCGGCTCGGATGGCTGCGGGCCGCGGTGGCGGGGGGGATCATGGCGGCGACGGCGGCATACGGGCAGACGGACGGCGGCGCGAATGCGGGCGCGGCGTCCACGCACGGCGCGGCTCCCGCGCAGGGCGCGCCGGCCGCGTTCGACATCAACGAGTTCGTCGTGCGCGGCAACAGCGTGCTGCCGAGCGTGGACATCGAGCGCGCCGTCTATCCGTTCGAAGGGCCGGGCCGCTCGCTGACCGACGTTTACGCCGCGCGCGACGCCTTGCAGAAGATCTACCAGGACAAGGGCTATCAGTCGGTCGTCGTCGAGGTGCCGACGCAGCAGGTGAAGGAAGGCGTGATCGTGCTGCAGGTCACCGAGGCGCGGATCGGCCGCCTGCGCGTCGAGGGCGCGCACTACGCGTCGCCGCAGCTGATCCGCGACGCGGTGCCCGCGCTCGCCGAGGGCGGCGTGCCCGACTTCACGCAGGCGCAGCAGCAGCTGACCGACCTGAACCGGACGGCGGACCGCCAGGTGATTCCGGTGCTGAAGCCGGGCGCGCTGCCGCAGACGGTCGACGTGAACCTGAAGGTCGACGATCACAGCCCGTGGCACGGCGCACTCGAACTGAACAACGCCGCGAGCCCGAACACATCGACGCTGCGCACCAGCGCGACGCTCAGCTACGCGAATCTGTGGCAGCTGGGCCACGTGGTGTCGGGCACCTACGTGATCGCGCCGCAGCATCCGAACAACGCGCGCGTGTACTCGTTCTCGTACCTCGCGCCGCTGCGGGATTCGCACTGGAGCTTCCTCGCGACGGTGATCCACTCGGACAGCGACGTCACCTCGTACGGCGCGGGCAGCGCGGCGGTCGGCGGCACCACGGTGCTCGGCAAGGGCACCACCTACGGCCTGACCGCGATCTATGCGCTGCCGACCAGCGAAACCTATGCGCAGACCGTCAGCATCGAGATCGACCGCAAGCGCTACGACGAGAACGTGCGGATCGGCGATCAGGTCTCGCAGGCGCCGCTGACCTACGTGCCCGTGACGTTCTCGTACAACGGCCAGCTCGTGCGCAAGTCGTCGCAGACCAGCTTCTCGGTCGCGATGACGGCCGGGGTACGCGGCATCGGCAGCAACTGGGACGCCTTCGACGCGAAGCGCTACAACGCCACGCCGAACTTCATCTACGGCAAGTTCGACGTCAATCACACGCAGGACTTCGGCAACGGCATGCAGGCGAACGCGCGCGCGAGCGCGCAGTTCGCCAACGGGCCGCTCGTGTCGAGCGAGCAGTTCGCGGCGGGCGGCATCAACAGCGTGCGCGGCTACCAGTCCGCGGAGGCCACGGCCGACAGCGGTGTGCTCGGCTCGATCGAATTGCGCACGCCGTCGCTCGCGCCCTACGTCGGCGGCTTCATGAACGACTGGCGCTTCCACGCGTTCGTCGACGCCGCGCATCTGTGGCTCGCGAGCCCGCTGCCGCAGCAGACCTCGACGTTCAACCTGCTCAGCGTCGGCGTGGGCGCGCGGCTGCGCCTTTTCAAATATGCGAGCGCGGATTTCGAGGCGGGCTGGCCGTTGCGGGCGGGGGTCTACACGAAGGCCTACAGCCCGCGCTTCGATTTCTATGTGCGGATGAGTTTCTGAGTGTTCTTAATCGGCGCCGCGTCGCGCGCGACGCGGCATTGGCTGAATCGGGGGATCGGATGTTGAAGCGAGCGTGGTTGATGATGATCGCGGTGCTGCTGGGCTATCTGCCCGGCGCCGCGCAGGCGTGGTGGCAGGACGACTGGTCGTATCGCAAGGCGATCACGATCGACACCACGCCCAAGGGGGCGAACCTGACCGAGTCGGCCGGCCGCGTGCCGCTGCTGATCCGCCTGCATTCGGGCAATTTCCAGTTCGACGGGCTGCAGGACAACGGCGCGGATATCCGCTTCGTCGCGGCCGACGACAAGACGCCGCTGCACTATCACGTCGAGCAGTACGACGCGGTGCTCGGCGTCGCGCTGATCTGGGTCGACGTGCCGCAGCTGCCGGCCGGCGCGGCGCAGAACATCTGGATGTACTACGGCAACAAGAAGGCGCCCGACGGCGGCAAGCCTGCCGACACGTTCGACCCGGACTACACGCTCGTCTACCACTTCGGCGGGGCGACGGGCGCGCCGCCGAAGGACCAGACGGCCTACGGCAACCACGCGCAGAACGCCCCGGCCCGGATCTCGGAAGACGGCATCGTCGGCCATGCCGCGCAGTTCGACGGCGGCGCCGCGCCGCTCGCGCTGCCCGCATCGCCGTCCCTCGCGATCGCGGCGGGCGGGGCCTGGAGCTTCAGCGCCTGGCTGAAGCCCGCCGCGCTGGCGCCGCGCACGCTGGTCTACAGCCGCCGCGCCGGCGCGAACGCGCTGCTGATCGGGCTCGACAACGGCGTGCCGTTCGTCGAGGTCGACGGCGGCGCCGGTCCGCAGCGCGCGCAGGCCACGGCCCCGGTCGCGGCCGGCCAGTGGAGCCTCGTCACCGTGACGGCGGACGGCAAGGCCGTCACGCTCTACGTCGGCGGCAAGGTCGCGGCGCAGGTGCCGGACGCGCTGCCCGCGCTCGACGCGCCGGCCCTGGTGGGCGGCGACGCGCCGAACGCGAACGGCGGCTATGCCGCCTACAGCGGCCAGATCGACGAACTGCGCCTGTCGAAGGTCGCGCGCCCGGCGGCGTCGGTCGCGGTCGAGGCGCTGTCCGAGGGCGCGGAGTCGAAGCTCGTCGCGTACGGCGCGGACGAGAAGCAGTCGGGCTTCGGTTTCGGCTACTTCGGCGTGATCGTGCATTCGGTGACGGTCGACGCCTGGGTCGTGATCGCCGTGCTGCTCGTGATGGCCTTCATCTCGTGGGTCGTGATGTGGACCAAGGCGCACTACGTCGGCCAGGTCGACAAGGCCAACCACTTCTTCGTCGAGCGTTTCCGCGCGGTGGCCGGCCGCCATCTGGTCGGGCTCGCGCACACCGACGAGAAAAGTACCGAGGGGCGGCGGCTCGCGCAGTCCCCGCTGTATCGGCTGTATCGCGCCGGGGTCGCGGAAATCCACAGCCGCGTCGACGCCAACGGCCGCACGCTGATCACGGCGGAATCGATCGAGGCGATCCGCGCCTCGATGGACGCGACCCTCGTGCGCGAGAACCAGCGCCTGTCGAAATCGATGGTGCTGCTGACGATCGCGATCTCGGGCGGCCCGTTCCTCGGGCTCCTGGGCACGGTGGTCGGCGTGATGATCACGTTCGCGGCGATCGCCGCGGCGGGCGACGTCAACGTCAACGCGATCGCGCCCGGCATCGCGGCGGCGCTGCTCGCGACCGTCGCCGGCCTGTTCGTCGCGATCCCGGCGCTGTTCGGCTACAACTACCTGCTGGTCCGCAACAAGAACGTGACCGCGAACATGCAGGTATTCGTCGACGAATTCGTCACGCGCCTCGCCGAAGCGCACAGCAATCCCGATCACTCGCTGGCGGCGAACTGAGGAGCGTGCGATGCAGGTCCAGGACGACGATAAGCCCTACGACGACATCAACATCACGCCGATGCTGGACCTGGCGTACGTGCTGCTCGTCATCTTCATCATCATGACCACCGCGTCGGTGCAGGGGATCAAGGTCGATCTGCCGAAGGCCAGCTCGGCCGCGAGCCTCGCGAAGCCGAAGACCAAGGCGATCACCGTGTCCGACGCGGGGCAGATCTACCTCGACACCTATCCGGTCACGCTGGCCGAGCTGGAGGACCGGCTGCGCCTGCAGAAGGCGCAGGAGCCGGATTTCCCGATCGTGCTCAAGGGCGATTCGACCGTCGCGTACCAGAAGGTGATGGACGTGCTCGACCTGCTGCGCCGCCTCGAGCTGACGCAGGTCGGCCTCGTCACCGGCAAGGGCAAGGCAGGCTAGGCGGCGGACCCTCATGGACATGACCTACAACGGCGGCGAACCGCCCAAGGGCGCGCGCCGGTTCGTGAAGCCGGCGGCGATCGCGCTCGCCGCGCTCGGCTTCGCCGTGCTCGTCTGGCAGCTTGCCGGCGACAAGGCCGGCGTGAAGCGCGCGGAGGCGCCCAAGGTGACGACGGTGATTCCGTTGCCGCCGCCGCCCCGCCGCCGCCGCCGAAGGAACGCCCGCCCGAAGCCGCGGGAAGAACCGAAGACGTCCGTGCCGCAGCCGTCGCCCGCGCCGAAGCCGAGCGAGGCGCCGAAGCCGGCCGACAACCTGCCGAAGCAGATGACGATGAACGCGCCCGCGCAGGCGGGCACCGACGGCTTCGGCATCGCGGCGGGCGACGGCGGCGGGATGGCCGGCGGCGGCGGCGGCACCGGCAGCTTCGGCAACGCGACCTATGCGAAGTACCTCGGCTACCAGGTCGAGCAGCTGCTGTCGCGCGACAAGCGCGTGCAGGACAGTGGCGGCTCGCGTTTCAACGGCGCGGTGCGCCTGACGCTCGACGCGTCGGGGCGGATCGTGCGCGCGACGATCGAGCGTTCGTCGGGCACGGCCCAGCTCGACGACGCGATCGCCGATGCGCTGCGCGGCCTCGGCAAGTTCGACGAGGCGCCGCCGCCTGGGGGGACGCCGGGCAACCGCGAATTCCGAATCGAGCTGAACGGCAGGCGGACCTGACGGCGCGCCGCGCAGTCCTGCCTACCTATATCGACATCAAGTGGAGAAGAGCATGCAGAACCAGACGGCCGGGGGCCGCCGCAAGCAAGTTCAGGCCGCCCGACGGCCCTGCCGCACGCGTATCGGCTGGGCGGCGCTCGCCGCGCTCGGCATGGCGTGGGGCGCGGGCGTCCATGCGCAGTCGCTCGAAACGCAGGCGGCGTCCGGTTCCGCCGGCCCGACGCAGAGCACGGTGATCAACCTGATCAACCTGCTCGTGAAGCGTGGCGTGCTGACCCAGCAGAACGCGACCGACCTGATCCGCGAGGCGCAGCAGGAAGCGGCGCAGGCGCGCGCGGCGGCGGCGGGCCGGCCGGCCGCCGCCGGGGCGGGCGCGGCGGTGGCGGGCGGCGCGCTCGCGCAGGCGGGCGAGGTGCGCGTGCCCTACGTGCCGCAGGTGGTGCGCGAGCAGATCCGCGACGAGGTGAAGCAGGAAGTGATCGCGCAGGCGAAGTCGGAGAACTGGGCGCAGCCGAACACGTTCCCGGACTGGGTGTCGCGCATCACGCTCGACGGCGACATGCGCGTGCGCGACGAATACCGGCTGTTCTCGAGCCACAACGCGACGGGCCTGACCAATTTCGCGGGCATCAATTCCGGCAGCCCGTACGACGTCAATTCGAACACGAGCCACGCGCTGCCGCCGACGCTCAACAATTCGGAGAACCGCAACAACCTGCTGCGCCTGCGCGCGCGCTTCGGCATCACGGCGGTGCTGTCCGACGAATTCAGCACGGGCATCCAGCTCGCGACCGGCAACGACAACGGCCCGGTGTCGACCACCGCGACCGCGGGCGGCGGCTTCGCGAAGAAGAACATCTGGCTGAACAAGGCGTACATCAAGTACCAGCCGACGCCGTGGTTCAACCTGTCGGCGGGCCGCTTCGACAATCCGTTCTTCTCGTCGGACCTGCTGTATTCGAGCGACCTCGAGTTCGACGGGATCGCGGCGAATTTCCGCCGCGCGCTGCCGGGCCGGCCCGACGTGACGGTGTTCGGCACGCTGGGCGCGTTTCCGATCCAGTACACGGCCGACAACTTCCCGTCGAACAGCATCGACAAGAGCGGCACCGACATGAAGTGGATGTTCGGCGCGCAGTTCGGCGCGGAATGGAAGATCGACACGCAGAACCGCCTGAAGGGCGCGATCGCCTACTACGACTTCCGCAACATGAAGGGCACGCTGTCGCAGCCGTGCTCGCTGTACCTGGGCCAGACGAGCTGCAGCACCGACAACGAAGCGCCGGCCTTCATGCAGAAGGGCAACTCGCTGATCGCGCTGCGCAACATCGTCCAGGACCCGACCAAGGCGCCGGGCATGACGCCGATGCCGCAGCTGTTCGGCCTCGCCTTCGACTACCGTCTGCTCGACATCAAGCTGCAGTGGGATACGAAGATCGCGGACCGCGTGAAGCTGCGTCTCGACGGCGAGTACGTGCGCAACCTCGCCTACAACGAGAACCAGGCGTTCTCCGCCGCGTCGCTGCCCGTCAACAACTACAACTCCAATTCGCCGACGCCGACGCGGGGCGACTTCCAGAGCGGCCCGAACGGCTTCCTCGCACGCGCGATGCTGGGCGAGCCGGAGCCGCGCAGGAAGGGCGACTGGAATTTCTCGGTCGGCTACAAGTACCTGCAACCCGATGCGGTGCTCGACGCGTTCACCGATCCGGATTTCCATCTCGGCGGCACCAACGCGAAGGGCTACATCCTGAGCGCCTCGTATGCGGTCGCGCGCGACACGTGGCTGTCGGCGCGCTACCTGAGCGCGCGTGAAATCTACGGCCCGCCGATGTCGATCGACGTGCTGCAGATCGAACTCAATGCTCGCTTCTGAGGCCGCCATGAAAACGCGTGACTGGATCGTGATCGCGGTGCTGGGCGGCTGCGCCGGGCTGGCGCAGGCGCAGAGCCTCGAAGAGAAGCTGCGCACCCAGCTGCGCGCGACGACGCAGCAATTGCGCGAGCTGCAGGACCGGCAGGGCGCGGACCGCGCGCAGCTCGAACAGCAGCGCGACCGCGCGCAGGCCGACCTCAAGGAGGCGCAGGCCGAACTGGCGAAGCTCAAGGGCCAGGGGCGCGGCGACGCGGCGGCGGCGCGCGAGCTGGCCGCCGCGCGCAGCGCGCGGGTGCAGGACGAGAAGCAGCTCGCCCAGCTGCGCGGCGAACGCGATGCGTTGCGCGCGCAACAAGCCGCGCGCGAGGCGGGCGACGCGCACGCGCAGGGCGAACTGCAGGCGAAGGGGGCGCAGCTCGCGCGCTGCGAGGCGAAGAACGCGGCGCTGTACGCGGTGGGGCAGGAGATCCTGGGCGCCTACGAGCAGGTCGGGCTGGGCACTTTCCTGCGCTCGCGCGAACCGTTCGCGCAGGGCGCGCGCGTGAAGTACGACGAGATCGCGCAGCGCTACGGCGACCGCCTCTACGACGGCAAGTACGACCCGCGCGCCGCCGTTCCCGCATCGGGCGCGACGCCTTGAGCCGCGCCGGCCATCATTTTTCCGAGGACCACGACATGACAGATCATCAAACCGCCGCCCTGATCGACAGCCTCACGGCCGACGGCCTCGCGGACGTCTTCAAGGACGCGGGCTATCGCGTGACGCTCGCGGAGCAGAACGGCGTCGTGCAGCTGCTGAGCGCGAGCCAGGGCATCGGTTTCGCGGTGTCGTTCGGCAATCCGGCCGTGACGCCGGACGACCGGCAGGCGGCCTATATCGACTGGACCTTCAGCTGCGCGCTGCAGGTGCAGGGCGAATTGCCGGCGGAACTGGTGCCGGGCTGGAACCGCACGCGGCGTTTCGCGCGGCTGTCGCAGCAGGGGCCGTTCGTCGTGCTCGAACACGACGTGATGGTCGCGGGCGGCGTGAGCCCGCGTTACCTGCGCGCGTCGATCGAACTGTGGGATCGCCTGCTGCAGGAGTTCCTGCTGCATCTGCGCAATCGCCCGGCGCTGGCCGAGGCGGAGGCCGCCGCGGGCGCGGCGGCCTCCGGTCCCGCGCTCGCCGCGTCATGAACTGGCGCGGCCGGGCGGCGCTGCTGGGCGCGACGCTGTGCGCGCTCGTCACGGGCGGCGCGCGCGCGCAATCCGCGCCGGTGCGGGCCGGCGATGCGCCCCCCGCCTGGGTCGCGTACGCGCAGCAGGTGTCGGCGCGGCTGCATGCGGCGCTCGACGAGGACAACGCCGACGCGCAGCGCTTCTATGCGTTTTTCGAGCAACGCGCGGCCGGACAGCCGCGCATCGAGCTGCCGATCTCGACCTGGCTCGATGCGCATGGCCGGGTGACGCGCGTCGAATGGCCGCCGCTCGACGACCCGCAGGCGGAGGCGGCGCTGCGCGCGCTGCTGTTGCGTCAGGCGATGGCCTCGCCGCCGCCGCGCGGCATGCGCCAGCCGATCGTCGTGCGTTTCGGCTTCGCGGCGCAGTAGCGGCGGCGTCGTGACGCCCCCGCTCATTCATCAGCGAAACAGATAGGGAGTGAACCGATCGTGAAGACTTGGAAGGCGATGACAGGCGGGCTCGTGCTCGCCACGCTCGCCGCGCTGGGCCCGGCCCGCGCGGCGCAGGACGAGGTGGTCGCCCGCGCGGGCGACGTCAGGCTGACGCGCGCGGACGTGGCCGCGCTCGTCGCGGCGCTGGGCCCGGACGCGCAGACGCGGCTCGCGGCGGAGCCGGCGCTGCTGACGCGCCTCGTGCGCGCGCGGCTCGCCGAGCAGGTGCTGGTGAACGAGGCGAAATCGAGGGACTGGGATCGCCAGGACCGGGTGCGCGCGCTGGTCGAGGCTGCGCAGCGCGAGGCGGTGTTCCGCAGCTATCTGGCATCGGTCAGCGCGCCGCCCGCCGACTATCCGTCGGACGCCGAGCTGCAGGCCGCGTACGACGGCAATCGCGCGCTGTTCGCGACGCCGCGCGCGCTGCATGTCGCGCAGATCTATCTGGCCGTGCCGGCCGACGCCGACGCGGCGACGCTCGCGAAGGCGCGCAAGCAGGCGGCCGAGCTGCTGCGCCGGGCGCGTGCGCCGGGGACGGAGTTCGGCGCGCTCGCGCGTGCGTCGTCGCAGGACACGGCGAGCGCGGCGCAGGGCGGCGATCTCGGCTTCACCGACGAGAACCGGCTGGTGCCGGCGATCCGTCAGGCGCTGGCCGCGCTGAAGCCCGGCGAGATCAGCGAGCCGGTGCGCACCGACACGGGCCTGCATCTCGTCAAGCTGATCGAGGTGCGGCCGGCCGGCGCGCGTCCGTTGGCCGAGGTGCGCGAGCAACTGCGCGCGTCGCTGC contains:
- a CDS encoding substrate-binding domain-containing protein — translated: MKFSNSKLGQAVVMAVAVFGASAAMAQTVVGGGSSLVAPTVGSEITAVGGGISYASVGSGKGIAGFLANDASQFGTGLTGPVHFANSDSALTTSQTDVNGSYARSSTDGRLIQLPYIVTPITIPYVNQPSDITASISLNDGDLCGIFSGKITNWNQVVNPVTNAPYTSTNAPITVVYRADGSGTSDLLTRHLSAVCSSANSNVTFNPTQTFASNFSGGVPSNFVAATGSGGVASNLVSLRTAGTAAIGYLSPDYTNTTLAPSSAPAASNQLTVANLRNAQGQDVAPTYQNATAALATAQAPTQANEGNPFAWVPLVPNPTAGYPISGTSNIVVSQCYTNKRVIQSKLVSFLTNHYTNASFASIVNGNGFDTVPASFSSLIASDILSNGNGLNLNIGNTTACGSLGR
- a CDS encoding substrate-binding domain-containing protein, giving the protein MKFLASRSSMLVGGLAMWFAASIGFAQQTLQVTGGGPALIWGELAAESAATGGGITYYPAGEGRGVFGFLQNDLFQFGMGLTGNVQFAYSGYPLSSVQTNEVGEYARSSTDGRLIQLPYIVLPVTVSYVGQPGDVPATVSLNDDDLCGIFSGRITTWDQVINPATAQPYTARQEPVTVVYNSETSGATLLFTNHLSTVCNPLNSRVRFDPILRFDGNFPPSTGVPPTFIAEASDSAVARRLVELRGAHKAAFAYLSPHYTNTTLAPGSAIAASNQLTVANVRNRNSGLDVAPTYQNAAAAFEGARAPELPADKANPYAWRLNTPNPAQGYPISGANYIVVSQCYVNHKPIQRTIFTWLGRHYGDPNFLEIVRSYGFDLPPSGYVDIITSDILSNRHGLNLNIGNVQACGTRGR
- a CDS encoding GspH/FimT family pseudopilin, which produces MPSTRGPASQRGFTLLEMLVVLLIVGLLVAVITLAPTRNRRNDLGDEGARLAMLFETAVDEAQFRSAPLAWQPSPGGYRFLERQPDGSWKTLSGGEFDAYRWRAPVTSVTLRYTGGDVAQRMVFGAESLDAPMTVTLRSGDASIRVVGNGDGSYGIARQ
- a CDS encoding type II toxin-antitoxin system prevent-host-death family antitoxin; the protein is MQRFLWQQTTSMATRDFSRNPSKALRDAVQHPVLVTRYGQPIACLVPIDYWKSIVDMLRSADLSERLERCDEP
- the gspK gene encoding type II secretion system minor pseudopilin GspK, with protein sequence MRGAMRAGTVRARERGIAIVTVLLVVALAATLAASVVWRERLAVRDVENQRLASEALWVQRAVVSAARAQVRAQAAKATIIYDGQVWSIPVEARPLASFLPRDALALNSRLADATLTSRVEDAQARFNLLNLVTRGGPSAPFQASPNGVLAYRRLLSALGIDPALAQPTADYLLRAMKIGGAAEDRPMQWTSLRDLAYVPGYDAATIRTLAPYVTLLPDLAYVNANTASQPVLMAALPTLSELQAHRLVERRATAYYVSTAEVSLILWPMRAGGSLPDGAMLTVNSGYFIVHSRIRASGVDLRFETLIGRYGLGDNAWTTVLRVRRVME